A genomic stretch from Lathyrus oleraceus cultivar Zhongwan6 chromosome 2, CAAS_Psat_ZW6_1.0, whole genome shotgun sequence includes:
- the LOC127117826 gene encoding serine--glyoxylate aminotransferase, translating to MGHFYGHGRNHLFVPGPTNIPEEVIRAMNRNNENHRSPVITALTKTLLDDIKKIFKTTSGIPFLIPTTGTGAWESALTNTCSPGDRIVSFLIGQFSFLWIEQQKQLNFNVDVVESEWGQGADLDILASKIASDKTHTIKALCIVHNETTTGVTNDLTKVRKILDEFNHPALVIVDAVSSIGALDFRMDEWGVDVVVTSSQKALSLPTGMGIVCAGPKAIEASKSAKSLRAFFNWNGYLKCYKSETYWPYTPSIHLLYGLRAALDLIFEEGYENVILRHNRLAKATRLAVEAWGLKNCCQKEECYSASVTAVVVPPNIDSGEIVIKAWKKYNLSLGVGLNKVAGKVFRIGHIGHLNELQLLGCLAGVEMTLKDVGYPVKLGSGVAAASAYLQNNTPFIPSRI from the exons ATGGGTCATTTTTATGGACATGGGAGAAACCATCTCTTTGTTCCTGGTCCTACCAACATTCCTGAAGAAGTTATTCGCGCAATGAACCGAAACAATGAGAATCATCGTTCTCCGGTGATAACAGCATTGACAAAAACTTTACTTGATGATATcaagaaaattttcaaaactACTTCAGGAATTCCATTTCTCATTCCCACAACTG GAACTGGTGCGTGGGAGAGTGCGCTGACGAATACGTGTTCACCCGGGGATCGTATCGTATCTTTTTTGATTGGTCAATTCAGTTTTCTTTGGATTGAGCAACAAAAACAGCTGAACTTTAATGTTGATGTTGTGGAAAGTGAATGGGGTCAAGGTGCTGATCTTGATATTCTGGCATCAAAAATTGCTTCTGATAAAACGCATACAATAAAAGCGCTTTGCATTGTTCACAACGAGACGACAACTGGAGTCACAAATGACTTAACCAAAGTGAGAAAGATTCTTGATGAATTCAACCACCCAGCACTTGTTATTGTGGATGCTGTTTCTTCCATCGGTGCTCTCGATTTTCGGATGGACGAATGGGGAGTGGATGTGGTTGTGACTAGCTCGCAGAAAGCCCTTTCTCTTCCGACTGGAATGGGAATTGTTTGTGCAGGTCCTAAAGCTATCGAGGCTTCGAAATCGGCTAAGTCACTTAGAGCTTTCTTTAATTGGAATGGTTATTTGAAATGCTACAAGTCGGAAACTTATTGGCCATACACTCCTTCCATTCATCTGCTCTATGGTTTAAGGGCAGCCCTTGACTTGATCTTTGAGGAAGGATACGAAAATGTGATTTTAAGGCACAATCGCTTAGCCAAAGCAACCAG GCTTGCAGTTGAGGCATGGGGATTGAAGAATTGCTGCCAGAAGGAGGAGTGTTATAGTGCTAGTGTGACTGCTGTTGTGGTTCCTCCTAACATTGATAGTGGTGAAATAGTTATTAAGGCTTGGAAGAAATACAATCTAAGCTTAGGAGTTGGATTAAACAAAGTTGCTGGAAAAGTTTTTAGAATTGGACATATTGGCCATTTGAATGAG TTGCAACTTTTGGGATGTCTTGCTGGTGTGGAGATGACACTGAAAGATGTAGGTTATCCAGTAAAGCTTGGAAGTGGAGTTGCTGCTGCAAGTGCTTATTTACAGAACAACACTCCTTTCATTCCTTCTAGGATTTAA
- the LOC127121721 gene encoding uncharacterized protein LOC127121721, with protein MNPPGFQGGLNPVLAHDFLSEMEIVFQVVHCTEEDKVLFAPHMTKGPTTRWWANAITHMKEFEFQLLCQGNMYVAEYAERFEEMVAYSRQVAYAPDEKWKIDQFMFSLRGEIEHNVAQREFGTYAELSRKCYIVEYNLKKIHIEREQANPLQINSSKVVYHLKLRGVTSKGKQVQSVGSMSPQQCNICNKFHFGKYKMGAWRCYCCKKKGHTTRDCPNLKAKQYSE; from the exons ATGAACCCTCCTGGATTTCAGGGTGGCCTTAATCCCGTTTTAGCTCATGATTTTCTTTCTGAGATGGAAATAGTATTTCAAGTGGTACATTGCACCGAAGAAGACAAAGTTCTTTTTGCCCCGCATATGACGAAAGGCCCGACAACTAGGTGGTGGGCTAATGCTATAACCCACATG AAGGAGTTCGAGTTTCAACTACTTTGTCAGGGTAATATGTATGTGGCAGAGTATGCCGAAAGGTTTGAAGAAATGGTTGCTTACTCTAGACAAGTTGCCTATGCACCAGATGAAAAATGGAAGATAGACCAATTTATGTTCAGTCTTAGAGGAGAAATTGAGCATAATGTAGCCCAACGGGAGTTCGGTACTTATGCAGAATTGTCAAGGAAATGTTACATTGTCGAGTATAATTTGAAGAAGATTCATATAGAAAGAGAGCAAGCCAACCCACTTCAGATAAATTCTAGTAAAGTTGTTTACCATTTGAAACTAAGAGGAGTGACATCCAAAGGGAAGCAAGTCCAAAGTGTTGGATCAATGTCACCCCAACAATGTAACATTTGTAATAAGTTTCATTTTGGAAAATACAAAATGGGAGCATGGAGATGCTATTGTTGCAAGAAGAAAGGCCACACGACAAGAGATTGCCCTAACCTAAAGGCTAAACAATATTCTGAGTAA